The following proteins are co-located in the Methylocystis sp. IM3 genome:
- a CDS encoding glycoside hydrolase family 15 protein produces the protein MNEVTPPLLDWVSDQDRFCANAMLRAVSATALVKHRPAMRQTIRPVRGSILASPAMDAYDPKPDYFFHWLRDSAIVADSLRESIEGAMLGPSAIEHLVDFVGFSLKLCRLDGPDFLREGLYPEAVEPSFQEHVRSRVEIAKIVGDAVFGEGRYNPDGSLDVLKWSRPQNDGPALRALAVMRFFALDAFRARAGDAAMTLLRHDLDYTLSYLWERCYDLWEENIGFHYHTRLVQQAALDAGAKFLAAAGDAERAAACVAAASELLAELDRHFDPEDGVYRGRLVETGSNAPLERRLDIAVVLAVIHAGRRAGAHSVVDPKMLATLFALERLFDEEYPINRARPAACAPALGRYRGDSYFSGGAYYFATLGGAQFCFLLAQAVAEGESVLVTEGSRPPLAELLQTPADTLLQGALAENLREALAVAALRRGDMYLATVRRFTPASRELAEQFSQQDGAPTSADDLTWSYACFVTACAARRRAVQAMRAAHAT, from the coding sequence ATGAACGAAGTCACGCCGCCGCTGCTGGACTGGGTCAGCGACCAGGACCGTTTCTGCGCGAACGCGATGCTGCGCGCCGTCTCCGCGACGGCTCTGGTGAAGCATCGCCCCGCCATGCGGCAGACAATCCGTCCCGTGCGCGGCTCGATCCTGGCGTCGCCGGCGATGGACGCCTACGATCCGAAGCCGGACTATTTTTTCCATTGGCTGCGCGACTCTGCTATCGTCGCCGACTCGCTTCGCGAGTCGATCGAAGGCGCCATGTTGGGGCCTTCCGCCATTGAGCATCTCGTCGATTTCGTCGGCTTTAGCCTGAAGCTCTGCCGTCTGGACGGGCCGGACTTCCTGCGTGAGGGTCTCTATCCCGAAGCGGTCGAGCCTTCCTTCCAAGAGCATGTGCGCTCGCGCGTGGAGATCGCCAAGATCGTCGGCGACGCAGTTTTCGGGGAGGGTCGCTACAACCCGGATGGCAGTCTCGACGTCCTGAAGTGGAGTCGTCCGCAAAACGACGGGCCCGCCCTGCGCGCGCTCGCGGTGATGCGCTTTTTCGCGCTCGACGCCTTCCGCGCCCGGGCGGGAGACGCGGCAATGACGCTTTTGCGCCACGACCTGGACTACACGCTCTCCTATTTGTGGGAGCGTTGCTATGATCTGTGGGAGGAAAACATAGGCTTCCATTATCACACGCGCCTCGTCCAGCAGGCCGCGCTCGACGCGGGCGCCAAGTTTCTAGCTGCCGCGGGCGACGCGGAGCGTGCGGCGGCCTGCGTCGCCGCGGCGAGCGAGCTTCTCGCCGAACTCGATCGGCATTTCGACCCCGAGGACGGCGTCTATCGCGGTCGCCTCGTCGAGACGGGATCAAATGCGCCGCTCGAGCGGCGACTCGATATCGCCGTGGTTCTCGCGGTGATCCATGCGGGTCGACGCGCCGGAGCACACAGCGTCGTCGATCCGAAAATGCTCGCCACGCTCTTTGCCCTGGAGCGGCTCTTCGACGAAGAATATCCGATCAATCGCGCGCGTCCCGCCGCTTGCGCGCCGGCGCTTGGGCGGTATCGCGGCGACAGCTATTTCAGCGGCGGCGCCTATTATTTCGCGACTCTTGGCGGCGCTCAATTCTGCTTTCTTCTCGCGCAGGCCGTCGCAGAAGGCGAAAGTGTTTTGGTCACCGAAGGGAGCCGCCCGCCGCTCGCCGAGTTGTTGCAGACACCCGCCGACACCCTTCTGCAGGGCGCGCTCGCCGAAAATCTTCGCGAAGCGCTGGCCGTCGCCGCGCTTCGTCGCGGCGACATGTATCTCGCCACCGTGCGCCGTTTCACGCCGGCCTCGCGCGAACTAGCGGAACAGTTCAGTCAGCAAGACGGCGCGCCAACTTCCGCCGACGATCTCACTTGGAGCTACGCCTGCTTCGTTACGGCGTGCGCTGCGCGCCGGCGCGCGGTTCAAGCGATGCGGGCGGCGCACGCGACCTAA
- a CDS encoding ABC transporter ATP-binding protein/permease → MGQQEGEPRRGVVTPPWIFGALLREAITIARVLWISRVRAALIWLSIGLVVVVGATAYGQIKLNAWNKPFYDALARRDLDGFVRQLGVFAVIAGALLGLNVFQTWLNQMLRVTLRSGLTRDLFSQWLAPRRAFLLAGAGDIGVNPDQRIQQDAHHLADLTTDLGVGLLQATLLLASFIGVLWGLSAGVIFHVAGRDFAIPGYMVWSALFYSAAASLAGWVVGRQLVSLDAEHYARESDLRIALVRVNEHKEGISVYRGEAEEEEKLNLTFDRLLVVLRQLVRATTNLTWVTAGYGWFTIVAPIIVAAPAFFAGNLSFGGLLMSAGAFTQVQQSLRWVVDNAGAIADWRATLHRVGAFRLALLELDRMGETTSRITMETTAGAQLIIEDLKVFLPSGSVGLSEPRLEIGAGQRILIVAAAGSGKTCLFRALAGLWPWGAGRIELPTGDRVMFMPQRPFIPDGAIDRILAYPDPPETFTEEQLVSALTRMRLGHLAPRLRLSASGDPELSYDEQLVLVFARLLLRKPDCVVIDEALEALASEARELVFDVLANELATTSLVAIDGPRAETARYDRVLHLVLDRKGPGLARIEGVEETRLTQALTLESGR, encoded by the coding sequence ATGGGACAGCAAGAAGGCGAACCTCGGCGCGGAGTCGTCACCCCACCCTGGATATTTGGCGCGCTCTTGCGCGAAGCCATCACCATAGCGCGCGTTTTGTGGATCTCACGGGTTCGTGCGGCCTTGATCTGGCTTTCGATCGGGCTTGTCGTCGTCGTCGGCGCGACGGCTTACGGCCAGATCAAGCTCAACGCATGGAACAAGCCCTTTTACGACGCGCTTGCCCGGCGCGACTTGGATGGCTTTGTGCGTCAGCTCGGCGTCTTCGCCGTTATCGCTGGCGCCCTGCTGGGGTTGAATGTGTTCCAGACATGGCTGAACCAGATGCTTCGCGTGACCCTGCGTAGCGGGCTGACGCGCGATCTCTTCTCGCAGTGGCTTGCGCCGAGACGCGCCTTTCTCCTCGCCGGAGCGGGAGACATCGGGGTCAATCCCGATCAACGCATTCAACAGGACGCCCATCATCTTGCAGATCTCACCACAGATCTCGGCGTCGGCCTGCTCCAGGCTACGCTGTTGCTCGCGAGCTTCATCGGCGTTCTGTGGGGTCTCTCCGCTGGCGTAATCTTCCATGTGGCGGGTCGAGATTTCGCGATCCCTGGCTATATGGTATGGAGCGCGCTGTTCTATTCCGCCGCCGCGTCGCTCGCCGGCTGGGTCGTTGGCCGGCAACTCGTCAGTCTGGACGCCGAACATTACGCGCGCGAATCAGATTTGCGCATCGCCCTTGTGCGCGTCAACGAACACAAAGAAGGCATCTCCGTCTATCGCGGCGAAGCGGAAGAAGAAGAGAAGCTGAACCTAACCTTCGATCGCCTCCTCGTCGTGCTGCGTCAGCTCGTGCGCGCGACGACCAACCTCACATGGGTGACGGCTGGCTACGGCTGGTTCACGATCGTCGCGCCCATCATTGTCGCGGCGCCGGCATTCTTCGCCGGAAATCTCTCATTCGGCGGCCTGCTGATGAGCGCCGGCGCCTTCACGCAAGTGCAACAGTCGCTGCGCTGGGTCGTCGACAACGCCGGCGCGATCGCCGATTGGCGCGCGACCTTGCATCGTGTCGGCGCTTTCCGCCTCGCTTTGCTCGAACTCGACAGAATGGGCGAAACGACGAGCCGGATCACGATGGAGACCACCGCCGGCGCGCAACTGATTATAGAGGATCTCAAAGTGTTTCTTCCTTCCGGAAGCGTCGGCTTGAGCGAGCCTCGACTCGAAATCGGAGCCGGTCAGCGGATTTTGATCGTCGCTGCGGCGGGGTCGGGCAAGACGTGCCTTTTCCGCGCGCTCGCGGGTCTTTGGCCTTGGGGCGCGGGCCGGATCGAATTGCCCACGGGCGATCGGGTCATGTTCATGCCCCAACGCCCGTTCATTCCCGACGGCGCCATCGACCGCATTCTCGCCTATCCCGACCCGCCGGAGACTTTTACGGAAGAACAGCTTGTTTCAGCCCTGACGCGCATGAGACTTGGTCACCTCGCACCCCGACTTCGGCTTTCGGCAAGCGGGGACCCCGAGCTCTCCTATGATGAACAGCTCGTTCTCGTTTTCGCGCGATTGTTGCTGCGCAAGCCCGACTGCGTCGTCATCGACGAAGCGCTTGAAGCTTTGGCGTCTGAAGCGCGCGAACTCGTTTTCGATGTCCTCGCCAATGAACTAGCGACTACATCGCTCGTTGCAATCGACGGTCCGCGCGCTGAGACCGCTCGCTATGATCGCGTCTTGCATCTCGTCCTCGATCGCAAGGGCCCGGGCCTCGCGCGTATCGAGGGGGTCGAGGAAACGCGCTTGACGCAAGCGCTCACGCTAGAAAGCGGAAGATGA
- the zwf gene encoding glucose-6-phosphate dehydrogenase, which produces MIRNTQAGAPQSIQLVECPPRRDARSPDPCTMVIFGAGGDLTKRMVVPALYNLARTNLLPERFALIGVDLAEETTESWLDRLHDFLKSFLGSSATEFEVDQIDESAWQRLTKNNSYICGDLTQTDVYEKLRDAIARVDGSCGTEGNVLFYLAVVDRLFGVVVDELGKAKLADQQEDGVDKPKFWRRIVIEKPFGHSLDSARELNMRILRTLHEDQIFRIDHFLGKDTVQSIMAFRFANGLFEPIWNRDRIDHVQITTAETIGVEKRGKFYEVTGALRDMIPNHLFTLLSMVAMEPPIGFDAAEVRNKKAEVFMAMPVVEPTMVVRGQYAEGSVLGQVVPAYRQEPNVAPDSDVETYVAMRVEIDNWRWAGVPFYLRTGKRLGHRTTEIAIRFKQAPYAAFQNTPVDALRPNWLLLRISPREGISLQFEVKRPGPAMDLAAVRMDFCYADWFPREANVGYETLIHDVMNGDSTLFMRADMVEQAWRIVQPALDAWAERSVDTPKYEAGSAGPNAADELLASEGRAWRPIGGDPKTP; this is translated from the coding sequence ATGATCCGTAACACCCAGGCCGGGGCGCCGCAGTCGATTCAATTGGTCGAGTGTCCGCCGCGCCGCGACGCCAGATCCCCAGACCCTTGCACAATGGTGATTTTCGGCGCGGGCGGCGACCTCACCAAGCGCATGGTGGTCCCGGCCCTTTACAATCTCGCGCGGACCAATCTATTGCCGGAGCGTTTTGCCCTCATTGGGGTGGATCTCGCGGAGGAAACAACAGAAAGCTGGCTCGACCGACTTCATGATTTTCTGAAGAGCTTCCTCGGTAGTTCGGCTACTGAATTCGAAGTGGACCAAATCGATGAGTCGGCCTGGCAGAGGCTTACGAAGAACAACTCGTATATTTGCGGCGATTTGACCCAAACCGATGTGTATGAAAAGCTCCGCGACGCCATCGCGCGAGTCGACGGAAGCTGCGGGACAGAAGGCAACGTGCTTTTCTATCTCGCAGTCGTAGATAGATTGTTCGGCGTCGTTGTGGATGAACTGGGGAAGGCGAAGTTGGCCGACCAGCAGGAGGATGGCGTCGACAAGCCAAAATTCTGGCGACGCATCGTCATCGAGAAGCCGTTCGGACATAGTCTGGACTCGGCGCGCGAACTCAATATGCGGATCTTGCGCACGCTGCATGAAGATCAGATATTCCGCATCGACCATTTTCTAGGCAAGGATACCGTCCAGAGCATTATGGCGTTTCGTTTCGCCAATGGCCTGTTCGAGCCGATCTGGAATCGCGACCGCATAGATCACGTGCAGATCACGACGGCAGAAACGATCGGCGTCGAGAAAAGAGGAAAATTCTACGAAGTAACCGGCGCCTTGCGCGACATGATACCCAACCACTTGTTCACATTGCTATCGATGGTGGCGATGGAGCCGCCGATCGGATTCGACGCGGCCGAGGTTCGAAACAAAAAGGCCGAAGTGTTCATGGCCATGCCAGTCGTCGAGCCGACGATGGTCGTGCGTGGTCAATACGCGGAAGGTTCGGTGCTAGGCCAGGTCGTGCCCGCCTATCGGCAAGAGCCGAACGTCGCGCCGGATTCCGACGTGGAGACCTATGTCGCCATGCGCGTTGAGATCGACAATTGGCGCTGGGCCGGCGTCCCATTTTATTTGCGCACTGGAAAGCGGCTAGGACATCGAACCACGGAGATCGCCATCCGGTTCAAGCAGGCGCCGTATGCGGCCTTCCAAAACACGCCGGTCGACGCGTTGCGACCCAATTGGCTGCTGTTGCGCATCTCGCCGCGAGAAGGCATATCCCTTCAGTTCGAGGTCAAGCGTCCCGGGCCGGCGATGGATTTGGCCGCCGTGCGGATGGATTTTTGCTATGCCGACTGGTTCCCGAGAGAGGCGAACGTAGGCTACGAGACACTGATTCACGATGTGATGAACGGCGACTCGACGCTATTCATGCGAGCGGACATGGTCGAACAAGCTTGGCGGATCGTGCAACCCGCGCTTGACGCCTGGGCCGAGAGATCCGTCGATACGCCAAAATATGAGGCGGGGAGCGCGGGGCCGAACGCCGCCGACGAACTGCTGGCAAGCGAAGGTCGCGCCTGGCGTCCGATCGGCGGAGACCCTAAGACGCCATGA
- a CDS encoding bifunctional transaldolase/phosoglucose isomerase, whose protein sequence is MNPLKQLEACGQSPWLDYLKRSLIEKDELRTLVERDGIRGVTSNPTIFEKAIAESDEYELTLKKFQATADHSVSTIYEHLAIADIRAAADVLRPVYDQTRARDGYISLECSPYLADDADATIEEAIRLWRTVDRPNLMVKVPATRAGVPAIRELVGRGVNVNVTLLFSISAYERVVEAYVSGLEALKRAGGDMSKIASVASFFVSRIDTAIDKRLGKLADQSLANRLRGQVAIANAKIAYTRYQELFSSARWEALAAAGARTQRLLWASTSTKNPAYKDTLYVEALIGRDTVNTIPPVTMDAFRDHGRVAPDSIEKDVAVARALLADLQRSGISLEEVTEELVKDGVRQFADAFDKLFVSIARRRRRLVDGEEPRQSFSLGSTELRAAFDAEIDAWRVEGRIRRLWDGDASLWTGKDEGEWLGWLSIVDQELNDTGQLVGFADNVKARFADVMLLGMGGSSLGPEVLGETFGRQVGWPRFHMLDSTDPAQIRTIEQAVDLDKTLFIVSSKSGGTLEPNIFLDYFYDRVSSLRGGGNVGERFVAVTDPGSSLERRATELGFAHIFYGAPSIGGRYSVLSKFGLVPAAAMGLDIKRLLERAHSMQRACAADAPPAENPGVQLGVAMGVAASRFGCDKVTIIASPHIADFGAWLEQLLAESTGKQGLGLIPIADEPLAAPDRYGRDRFFAYVELDGRHDPAQRDVVAALERSGYPVARIRVKDIWDLGGEFYRWEIATAVAGAIIGVNPFNQPDVEASKAKTRALTDEYEKSHRLPNEEPLFRENGVALYADPRNAAEIGRHNALSGYLKSHFDRVHAGDKSGDYVAILAYIERNKTHLQTLTALRKIIRDHTRAATCLGFGPRFQHSTGQAYKGGRNSGVFLQVTSDDPVDLDVPGHSFTFGVVKAAQARGDLEALVERGRRALRIHLQDVDAGLRELVRAMDAAVK, encoded by the coding sequence ATGAATCCGCTTAAGCAGCTCGAAGCTTGCGGCCAGTCGCCCTGGCTCGACTATCTCAAGCGCAGCCTGATTGAGAAGGATGAGCTGCGGACGCTCGTCGAGCGGGACGGAATTAGGGGAGTGACATCGAACCCGACGATCTTCGAAAAGGCGATTGCGGAAAGCGACGAATACGAGTTGACGCTGAAGAAATTCCAGGCGACGGCTGATCACAGCGTCTCGACGATATATGAGCATCTAGCGATCGCAGACATCCGCGCCGCCGCAGATGTGCTGCGCCCTGTCTACGATCAAACGCGGGCTCGAGACGGGTATATCAGTCTGGAGTGTTCCCCCTATCTCGCTGACGACGCCGACGCCACCATTGAAGAAGCCATCCGGCTTTGGCGGACGGTGGATCGGCCGAACCTGATGGTGAAAGTGCCGGCGACGCGTGCTGGCGTGCCGGCGATCCGCGAATTGGTCGGCCGCGGCGTGAACGTCAACGTCACGCTGCTCTTTTCAATATCGGCGTATGAGCGGGTGGTCGAGGCTTATGTCTCGGGCCTCGAAGCTCTGAAGCGGGCTGGCGGCGATATGTCCAAGATCGCGAGCGTCGCCAGTTTCTTCGTCAGCCGCATCGACACCGCCATCGATAAACGCCTTGGTAAGCTCGCCGATCAATCGTTAGCGAACCGTCTGCGCGGCCAGGTGGCCATCGCCAACGCCAAGATCGCATACACGCGCTATCAAGAGCTGTTTTCCAGCGCGCGCTGGGAGGCTTTGGCCGCTGCCGGCGCCAGAACACAACGTCTTCTTTGGGCGTCCACCAGCACCAAAAATCCGGCGTACAAGGACACGCTCTATGTCGAGGCGCTGATCGGGCGCGACACCGTCAACACGATTCCGCCGGTGACCATGGACGCTTTCCGCGATCACGGTCGGGTGGCGCCCGATTCGATCGAGAAGGATGTGGCCGTCGCGCGCGCCTTGCTCGCCGATCTGCAGCGCAGCGGCATATCCCTGGAAGAGGTCACAGAGGAGCTTGTGAAGGATGGCGTGCGGCAGTTCGCCGACGCATTCGACAAGTTGTTCGTTTCGATCGCGCGGCGGCGGCGGCGCCTTGTCGACGGGGAGGAGCCGCGCCAAAGTTTCAGCCTCGGCTCAACCGAGCTAAGGGCCGCTTTCGACGCGGAAATCGACGCCTGGCGAGTCGAGGGACGCATACGTCGGCTGTGGGACGGCGACGCCTCTTTGTGGACCGGCAAGGACGAAGGCGAATGGCTGGGATGGCTGAGTATCGTTGATCAGGAACTTAACGATACCGGACAGCTTGTCGGATTTGCTGACAACGTGAAGGCCCGGTTCGCCGATGTGATGCTGTTGGGGATGGGCGGATCGAGCCTTGGTCCCGAGGTATTGGGGGAAACGTTTGGCCGGCAAGTCGGATGGCCGCGCTTCCACATGCTCGACAGCACCGATCCGGCGCAGATCAGGACAATCGAGCAGGCGGTCGACCTCGACAAGACGCTTTTCATCGTTTCCTCAAAATCAGGCGGTACGTTGGAGCCAAATATCTTCTTGGACTATTTCTACGATCGCGTTTCCTCACTTCGCGGCGGCGGCAATGTTGGCGAGCGCTTCGTCGCAGTCACCGATCCCGGCTCTTCGCTGGAGAGGCGCGCCACCGAGCTGGGCTTTGCTCATATATTCTATGGCGCGCCGTCGATCGGTGGCCGCTATTCGGTGCTGTCGAAGTTCGGACTCGTGCCCGCAGCCGCCATGGGCCTCGACATCAAGCGCTTGCTTGAGCGAGCGCATTCGATGCAGCGAGCTTGCGCCGCGGATGCGCCGCCCGCGGAAAACCCCGGCGTACAACTCGGCGTTGCGATGGGCGTCGCCGCCTCCCGGTTCGGGTGCGACAAGGTGACGATCATCGCATCGCCGCACATCGCTGATTTCGGCGCTTGGCTGGAACAGTTGCTCGCCGAGAGCACGGGCAAACAGGGCCTCGGCCTCATTCCGATCGCCGACGAACCCCTTGCGGCGCCGGATCGTTATGGCCGAGATCGGTTTTTCGCTTACGTCGAACTGGACGGGCGCCATGATCCGGCGCAGCGCGATGTCGTGGCGGCGCTGGAGCGGTCAGGCTATCCGGTCGCGAGGATCAGAGTCAAAGATATCTGGGATCTGGGCGGGGAATTCTATCGCTGGGAGATCGCCACGGCGGTCGCCGGGGCGATCATCGGGGTCAATCCCTTCAATCAGCCGGACGTCGAGGCGAGCAAAGCCAAAACTCGCGCTCTGACGGACGAATATGAGAAATCGCATAGGCTGCCGAATGAGGAACCGCTCTTCCGCGAGAATGGCGTCGCCCTCTACGCCGACCCGCGCAATGCCGCCGAAATCGGGCGACACAACGCGCTTTCCGGTTATCTGAAGAGCCATTTTGACCGTGTTCACGCGGGCGACAAATCCGGCGATTACGTCGCCATCCTTGCCTATATCGAGCGCAACAAGACGCATTTGCAAACGTTGACAGCGCTTCGCAAGATCATTCGCGATCATACGCGCGCGGCGACGTGTCTCGGGTTTGGGCCGCGATTTCAGCATTCGACCGGGCAGGCCTATAAGGGTGGGCGCAACTCGGGGGTTTTTCTGCAAGTCACTTCCGACGATCCTGTCGACCTCGACGTGCCCGGCCACTCCTTCACCTTCGGCGTCGTGAAGGCGGCGCAGGCGCGCGGCGATCTGGAGGCGCTCGTCGAGCGCGGTCGGCGCGCTCTGCGCATTCATCTCCAGGATGTCGACGCCGGATTGCGGGAGCTTGTCCGAGCTATGGACGCAGCTGTGAAATAA
- the tkt gene encoding transketolase has protein sequence MRNSSLAELSINTIRTLSMDAVQQADSGHPGTPMALAPVAYALWQKYLRFDPEDAAWPDRDRFVLSNGHASMLLYSILYLTGVKAAKPQAEQPGGLAVDLDDIKRFRQLDSRCPGHPEFGLTTGVETTTGPLGQGCGASVGMAMGRDWLAKHFNRPGFQIFDYDVYAICSDGDMMEGISSEAASLAGHLRLGNLCWIYDDNHITIEGDTALAFGDDVAARFRAYGWNVQRVGDANDIDRIAGAIDAFRNDDGAPTLIIVRSHIGYGAPHKQDTAAAHGEPLGDEEIRLAKRSYGWPEDAKFLVPNGVREHFRDGIGRRGGELRAAWSTRVQSYRDEHPDLAAQLDRLLEGGLPDGWDEDLPSFPADAKGLASRNASGKVLNAIAPHYPWLIGGAADLAPSTKTKLAFDGAGDFEPDNYAGLNLHFGVREHAMQAAVNGLTLSKLRAYGSTFLIFSDYMKPALRLSALMRLPTITVFTHDSIGLGQDGPTHQPVEQLAALRSIPNLVTLRPADANEVVEAWRVVMALKDQPACLVLSRQALPTFDRKRYAPAAGVARGAYIMADAAGGAPSVILIGTGSEVALCIEAHERLAQEGIGSRVVSMPSWELFEQQDQAYRDAVLPPDVVARVAVEAASVLGWDRYVGVNGAKIGMRGFGSSAPLKDVMTKFGFTPENVVAAAKAQLRTSGRREDESA, from the coding sequence ATGCGCAACAGTTCGCTCGCTGAGCTTAGCATCAATACGATCCGGACTCTGTCTATGGACGCCGTGCAACAGGCGGACTCCGGCCACCCCGGAACGCCGATGGCGCTTGCGCCTGTGGCCTACGCGCTGTGGCAAAAATATCTGCGGTTTGACCCTGAGGACGCCGCCTGGCCTGATCGGGACCGCTTTGTGCTGTCCAATGGGCATGCATCGATGTTGCTCTATTCCATCCTCTACTTGACTGGGGTGAAGGCAGCCAAGCCGCAGGCAGAACAACCGGGCGGGCTCGCGGTTGATCTCGACGATATCAAGCGTTTCCGTCAACTCGACAGCCGCTGCCCTGGCCATCCTGAATTTGGGTTGACGACAGGGGTCGAAACGACGACGGGGCCGCTGGGGCAAGGCTGTGGCGCCAGCGTCGGGATGGCTATGGGGCGGGACTGGCTTGCCAAGCATTTCAACCGGCCGGGTTTCCAGATCTTCGACTACGACGTTTACGCGATATGCAGCGACGGCGACATGATGGAAGGGATCAGCAGCGAGGCCGCGTCCTTGGCTGGTCATTTGAGACTTGGCAATCTGTGCTGGATTTACGACGATAACCACATCACGATCGAGGGGGACACAGCCCTCGCGTTTGGCGACGATGTTGCGGCGCGCTTTCGCGCCTATGGCTGGAATGTGCAGCGTGTCGGCGACGCCAATGACATCGACCGAATTGCGGGAGCGATCGACGCATTTCGGAACGACGATGGCGCGCCGACGCTTATCATCGTCAGGAGCCACATCGGCTATGGCGCGCCTCACAAGCAAGATACCGCCGCCGCGCATGGCGAGCCGCTCGGCGACGAGGAGATTCGCCTGGCTAAGCGAAGCTACGGTTGGCCAGAGGACGCCAAGTTTCTGGTGCCGAACGGGGTGCGCGAGCACTTCCGCGACGGCATCGGCCGCCGCGGCGGCGAACTGCGAGCCGCCTGGTCGACGCGCGTGCAAAGCTATCGGGACGAACATCCCGATCTCGCGGCGCAGCTCGATCGACTGCTCGAAGGCGGACTGCCCGACGGCTGGGACGAAGACCTGCCAAGCTTTCCTGCCGACGCCAAGGGGCTCGCAAGCCGCAACGCTTCCGGAAAGGTGTTGAACGCCATTGCGCCGCATTATCCTTGGCTTATCGGCGGCGCCGCCGATCTCGCGCCATCGACAAAAACAAAACTCGCCTTTGATGGCGCGGGAGACTTCGAGCCCGACAATTATGCAGGCCTTAATCTACATTTCGGGGTTCGCGAACATGCGATGCAAGCGGCCGTCAATGGATTGACGCTATCAAAACTGCGCGCTTATGGTTCGACCTTCCTGATCTTCTCGGACTACATGAAGCCAGCGCTGCGATTAAGCGCGCTGATGCGCCTTCCGACCATCACGGTTTTCACCCACGATTCGATCGGGCTCGGGCAAGACGGTCCGACGCACCAGCCGGTGGAACAGCTCGCCGCGCTGCGCAGTATCCCCAATCTTGTCACGCTGCGGCCCGCCGACGCCAATGAGGTGGTCGAGGCATGGCGCGTGGTCATGGCCTTGAAAGACCAGCCCGCGTGTCTGGTGCTGAGTCGACAGGCACTGCCGACATTCGATCGCAAGCGTTACGCGCCGGCCGCAGGGGTCGCGCGAGGGGCATACATTATGGCCGATGCGGCGGGCGGCGCACCGAGCGTCATTCTGATTGGCACGGGCAGCGAGGTCGCGCTGTGCATCGAAGCTCACGAAAGGCTCGCCCAGGAAGGTATCGGCTCGCGCGTGGTCAGCATGCCCTCGTGGGAATTGTTCGAGCAGCAGGATCAAGCCTATCGGGACGCGGTGTTGCCGCCCGACGTCGTTGCGCGCGTCGCGGTCGAAGCTGCGTCAGTGCTTGGTTGGGATCGCTATGTCGGCGTCAACGGCGCCAAGATAGGCATGCGCGGCTTTGGATCCTCGGCGCCTTTGAAGGACGTGATGACGAAATTCGGCTTCACGCCGGAGAATGTTGTGGCGGCGGCCAAGGCACAGCTGAGGACGTCAGGGAGACGGGAAGATGAATCCGCTTAA
- the gnd gene encoding phosphogluconate dehydrogenase (NAD(+)-dependent, decarboxylating): MQIGVIGLGRMGGNICRRLMKAGNTCVVFDLNANAREALAKDGAIAAPSLEGLVKALEKPRAVWIMLPAGRITEEAVVELGRLLEPDDVIIDGGNSFYKDDIRRARKLADKRIHYVDCGTSGGVWGLDRGYCLMIGGSQQSIDRLDPIFAALAPGLGDIPRTPNRKGDARVERGYIHAGPAGAGHFVKMVHNGIEYGLMQAYAEGFDILRNKNSEDLPEDERFTLNLPDIAEVWRRGSVIASWLLDLGAAALVKDPGLEKFSGYVQDSGEGRWTVEAAIEEAVPVDVLSSALYARFRSRREHTFGEKMLSAMRFEFGGHVEGQEPIDPKPGPRQSNGER, encoded by the coding sequence ATGCAAATCGGCGTCATCGGACTCGGTCGCATGGGCGGCAATATATGTCGTCGACTGATGAAGGCGGGCAACACTTGCGTCGTCTTCGACCTTAACGCCAATGCGCGCGAGGCCTTGGCGAAAGACGGGGCCATCGCAGCTCCGTCACTGGAAGGGTTGGTCAAGGCGCTCGAAAAACCGCGCGCCGTATGGATCATGCTGCCCGCCGGCCGCATCACGGAAGAGGCCGTAGTCGAACTTGGTCGTCTGCTGGAACCCGACGATGTCATCATCGACGGCGGCAACTCATTCTACAAGGATGATATCCGACGCGCCCGCAAACTCGCCGATAAGCGCATTCATTACGTTGATTGCGGCACGTCGGGAGGCGTTTGGGGCCTTGATCGGGGCTATTGCCTCATGATCGGCGGCTCGCAACAATCGATTGATCGCCTTGATCCCATCTTCGCCGCGCTCGCGCCGGGCCTTGGCGATATTCCGCGCACGCCGAATCGGAAAGGGGATGCGCGCGTCGAACGCGGGTATATTCACGCAGGTCCCGCTGGCGCCGGACATTTTGTCAAAATGGTGCACAACGGCATCGAGTATGGACTGATGCAGGCCTACGCAGAAGGTTTCGATATTCTCCGCAACAAGAACTCGGAGGATTTGCCAGAGGATGAACGCTTCACATTGAACCTGCCGGACATCGCAGAAGTCTGGCGGCGCGGCAGCGTCATTGCCTCATGGTTGCTCGATCTCGGCGCCGCAGCCTTGGTGAAAGACCCCGGGCTCGAGAAATTCTCCGGCTATGTGCAGGATTCAGGCGAAGGACGTTGGACTGTCGAGGCGGCGATCGAGGAAGCGGTGCCGGTCGACGTCCTCTCGTCCGCGCTTTATGCGCGCTTCCGCTCGCGCCGGGAGCACACATTTGGAGAGAAAATGCTCTCAGCCATGCGCTTCGAGTTTGGTGGCCATGTTGAAGGTCAGGAGCCGATCGATCCGAAGCCCGGGCCCAGGCAGTCGAACGGAGAAAGATAA